In a genomic window of Scyliorhinus torazame isolate Kashiwa2021f chromosome 5, sScyTor2.1, whole genome shotgun sequence:
- the LOC140419331 gene encoding uncharacterized protein isoform X4, which produces MEGKSIIHSGEKPDTCCVCGRGFSQSSGLTSHKCSHTEEEPWKCVDCGKGFTSPSKLEIHRRSHTGERPFTCSKCGKRFTQSSSLSTHQRIHTGQRPFICSMCGKGFSDTSNLLRHQRVHTGERPFTCSKCGKGFTQSSTLSTHQQVHSGERLFTCSKCGKGFNRSSHLLRHERVHTGERPFTCSKCGKGFTRSSHLLSHQRVHTGERPFTCSECGKGFTLSSNLQKHQRVHTGERPFTCSKCGKGFSDSSSLLSHQRVHTGERPFTCSKCGKGFTHSSILSAHQQVHTDERPFQCPDCGNCYKRSRNLMYHQRVHTDERPFRCSHCGTGFRRSSQLTVHQRIHTVERPFACIKCGKGFTHSSDLQRHQRVHTDERPFTCSECGKGFTQSSNLQKHQRIHTGERPFACAQCGKRFTRSYDLRRHQRIHTGERPFTCSKCGKGFAQSSNLQQHQRGHK; this is translated from the coding sequence atggaaggaaaaagcatcattcacagtggggagaaaccagacacgtgttgtgtgtgtggacgaggattcagtcaatcatcgggcctcacaagccacaaatgcagtcacacggaGGAGGAACCGtggaaatgtgtggactgtgggaaaggattcacttccccatccaagctggaaattcatcgacgcagtcacactggggagagaccattcacctgctccaagtgtgggaagagattcactcagtcatccagcctgtccacacaccagcgaattcacactgggcagagaccattcatctgctccatgtgtgggaagggattcagtgatacatccaacctgctgagacaccagcgagttcacactggggagaggccgttcacctgctccaagtgtgggaagggattcactcagtcgtccactctgtccacacaccagcaagttcacagtggggagaggctattcacctgctccaagtgtgggaagggattcaatcggtcatcccacctgctaagacacgagcgtgttcacactggggagagaccattcacttgctccaagtgtgggaagggattcactcggtcatcccacctgctgagtcaccagcgagttcacactggggagaggccgttcacctgttcagagtgtgggaagggattcactctgtcatccaacctgcagaagcaccagcgagttcacactggggagagaccattcacctgctccaagtgcgggaagggattcagtgattcatcctccctgctgagtcaccagcgagttcacactggggagaggccgttcacctgctccaagtgtgggaagggattcactcactcatccattctgtccgcacaccagcaagttcacactgatgagagaccgtttcaatgtccagactgcgggaattgCTATAAACGTTCTAGGAatctgatgtaccatcaacgtgttcacactgacgagagaccgttcaggtgctctcactgcgggactgggttcagacgatcatctcagctcaccgtacatcagcgaattcatacagtggagaggccatttgcctgcatcaagtgtgggaagggattcactcactcatccgacctgcagaggcaccagcgagttcacactgatgagagaccgttcacctgctcagagtgtgggaagggattcactcagtcatccaacctgcagaagcaccagcgaattcacactggggagaggccatttgcctgcgctcagtgtgggaagagattcactcgatcATATGACCTGCGGaggcaccagcggattcacactggggagagaccattcacctgctccaagtgtgggaagggattcgctcagtcatccaacctgcagcagcatcaacgaggccacaagtaa
- the LOC140419331 gene encoding uncharacterized protein isoform X2: MFRGNKMNKETHQGPKLQLDIHRRKSVIKHLEWTEQRKIPTGVRRGVLKVRKLKPNIRSESDRVLNLSYPEYHWILNMEGKSIIHSGEKPDTCCVCGRGFSQSSGLTSHKCSHTEEEPWKCVDCGKGFTSPSKLEIHRRSHTGERPFTCSKCGKRFTQSSSLSTHQRIHTGQRPFICSMCGKGFSDTSNLLRHQRVHTGERPFTCSKCGKGFTQSSTLSTHQQVHSGERLFTCSKCGKGFNRSSHLLRHERVHTGERPFTCSKCGKGFTRSSHLLSHQRVHTGERPFTCSECGKGFTLSSNLQKHQRVHTGERPFTCSKCGKGFSDSSSLLSHQRVHTGERPFTCSKCGKGFTHSSILSAHQQVHTDERPFQCPDCGNCYKRSRNLMYHQRVHTDERPFRCSHCGTGFRRSSQLTVHQRIHTVERPFACIKCGKGFTHSSDLQRHQRVHTDERPFTCSECGKGFTQSSNLQKHQRIHTGERPFACAQCGKRFTRSYDLRRHQRIHTGERPFTCSKCGKGFAQSSNLQQHQRGHK; this comes from the exons ATGTTTAGAGGcaacaagatgaacaaggaaacacatcaaggcccaaaactccagctggatattcacaggagaaagtctgTTATCAAACACCTTGAATGGACAGAACAGAGAAAGATCCCAACT ggtgttcgaaggggagtcttgaaggtccggaaactcaaaccaaacatcagatcagaatctgacagagtcctcaatttatcatatcctgaatatcattggattttgaacatggaaggaaaaagcatcattcacagtggggagaaaccagacacgtgttgtgtgtgtggacgaggattcagtcaatcatcgggcctcacaagccacaaatgcagtcacacggaGGAGGAACCGtggaaatgtgtggactgtgggaaaggattcacttccccatccaagctggaaattcatcgacgcagtcacactggggagagaccattcacctgctccaagtgtgggaagagattcactcagtcatccagcctgtccacacaccagcgaattcacactgggcagagaccattcatctgctccatgtgtgggaagggattcagtgatacatccaacctgctgagacaccagcgagttcacactggggagaggccgttcacctgctccaagtgtgggaagggattcactcagtcgtccactctgtccacacaccagcaagttcacagtggggagaggctattcacctgctccaagtgtgggaagggattcaatcggtcatcccacctgctaagacacgagcgtgttcacactggggagagaccattcacttgctccaagtgtgggaagggattcactcggtcatcccacctgctgagtcaccagcgagttcacactggggagaggccgttcacctgttcagagtgtgggaagggattcactctgtcatccaacctgcagaagcaccagcgagttcacactggggagagaccattcacctgctccaagtgcgggaagggattcagtgattcatcctccctgctgagtcaccagcgagttcacactggggagaggccgttcacctgctccaagtgtgggaagggattcactcactcatccattctgtccgcacaccagcaagttcacactgatgagagaccgtttcaatgtccagactgcgggaattgCTATAAACGTTCTAGGAatctgatgtaccatcaacgtgttcacactgacgagagaccgttcaggtgctctcactgcgggactgggttcagacgatcatctcagctcaccgtacatcagcgaattcatacagtggagaggccatttgcctgcatcaagtgtgggaagggattcactcactcatccgacctgcagaggcaccagcgagttcacactgatgagagaccgttcacctgctcagagtgtgggaagggattcactcagtcatccaacctgcagaagcaccagcgaattcacactggggagaggccatttgcctgcgctcagtgtgggaagagattcactcgatcATATGACCTGCGGaggcaccagcggattcacactggggagagaccattcacctgctccaagtgtgggaagggattcgctcagtcatccaacctgcagcagcatcaacgaggccacaagtaa
- the LOC140419331 gene encoding uncharacterized protein isoform X1 gives MESQNHRIPSVQKEANRPIKLLPFLLLLFYSVLFVAQFQLWQSGVRRGVLKVRKLKPNIRSESDRVLNLSYPEYHWILNMEGKSIIHSGEKPDTCCVCGRGFSQSSGLTSHKCSHTEEEPWKCVDCGKGFTSPSKLEIHRRSHTGERPFTCSKCGKRFTQSSSLSTHQRIHTGQRPFICSMCGKGFSDTSNLLRHQRVHTGERPFTCSKCGKGFTQSSTLSTHQQVHSGERLFTCSKCGKGFNRSSHLLRHERVHTGERPFTCSKCGKGFTRSSHLLSHQRVHTGERPFTCSECGKGFTLSSNLQKHQRVHTGERPFTCSKCGKGFSDSSSLLSHQRVHTGERPFTCSKCGKGFTHSSILSAHQQVHTDERPFQCPDCGNCYKRSRNLMYHQRVHTDERPFRCSHCGTGFRRSSQLTVHQRIHTVERPFACIKCGKGFTHSSDLQRHQRVHTDERPFTCSECGKGFTQSSNLQKHQRIHTGERPFACAQCGKRFTRSYDLRRHQRIHTGERPFTCSKCGKGFAQSSNLQQHQRGHK, from the exons ATGGAGtctcagaaccatagaattccttcagtgcagaaggaggccaatcgaccaATCAAATTGTTGCCTTTTCTTCTTTTGCTCTTTTACTCGGTCCTTTTTGTGGCtcagttccaattatggcaatca ggtgttcgaaggggagtcttgaaggtccggaaactcaaaccaaacatcagatcagaatctgacagagtcctcaatttatcatatcctgaatatcattggattttgaacatggaaggaaaaagcatcattcacagtggggagaaaccagacacgtgttgtgtgtgtggacgaggattcagtcaatcatcgggcctcacaagccacaaatgcagtcacacggaGGAGGAACCGtggaaatgtgtggactgtgggaaaggattcacttccccatccaagctggaaattcatcgacgcagtcacactggggagagaccattcacctgctccaagtgtgggaagagattcactcagtcatccagcctgtccacacaccagcgaattcacactgggcagagaccattcatctgctccatgtgtgggaagggattcagtgatacatccaacctgctgagacaccagcgagttcacactggggagaggccgttcacctgctccaagtgtgggaagggattcactcagtcgtccactctgtccacacaccagcaagttcacagtggggagaggctattcacctgctccaagtgtgggaagggattcaatcggtcatcccacctgctaagacacgagcgtgttcacactggggagagaccattcacttgctccaagtgtgggaagggattcactcggtcatcccacctgctgagtcaccagcgagttcacactggggagaggccgttcacctgttcagagtgtgggaagggattcactctgtcatccaacctgcagaagcaccagcgagttcacactggggagagaccattcacctgctccaagtgcgggaagggattcagtgattcatcctccctgctgagtcaccagcgagttcacactggggagaggccgttcacctgctccaagtgtgggaagggattcactcactcatccattctgtccgcacaccagcaagttcacactgatgagagaccgtttcaatgtccagactgcgggaattgCTATAAACGTTCTAGGAatctgatgtaccatcaacgtgttcacactgacgagagaccgttcaggtgctctcactgcgggactgggttcagacgatcatctcagctcaccgtacatcagcgaattcatacagtggagaggccatttgcctgcatcaagtgtgggaagggattcactcactcatccgacctgcagaggcaccagcgagttcacactgatgagagaccgttcacctgctcagagtgtgggaagggattcactcagtcatccaacctgcagaagcaccagcgaattcacactggggagaggccatttgcctgcgctcagtgtgggaagagattcactcgatcATATGACCTGCGGaggcaccagcggattcacactggggagagaccattcacctgctccaagtgtgggaagggattcgctcagtcatccaacctgcagcagcatcaacgaggccacaagtaa
- the LOC140419331 gene encoding uncharacterized protein isoform X3, which produces MWTNVQGVRRGVLKVRKLKPNIRSESDRVLNLSYPEYHWILNMEGKSIIHSGEKPDTCCVCGRGFSQSSGLTSHKCSHTEEEPWKCVDCGKGFTSPSKLEIHRRSHTGERPFTCSKCGKRFTQSSSLSTHQRIHTGQRPFICSMCGKGFSDTSNLLRHQRVHTGERPFTCSKCGKGFTQSSTLSTHQQVHSGERLFTCSKCGKGFNRSSHLLRHERVHTGERPFTCSKCGKGFTRSSHLLSHQRVHTGERPFTCSECGKGFTLSSNLQKHQRVHTGERPFTCSKCGKGFSDSSSLLSHQRVHTGERPFTCSKCGKGFTHSSILSAHQQVHTDERPFQCPDCGNCYKRSRNLMYHQRVHTDERPFRCSHCGTGFRRSSQLTVHQRIHTVERPFACIKCGKGFTHSSDLQRHQRVHTDERPFTCSECGKGFTQSSNLQKHQRIHTGERPFACAQCGKRFTRSYDLRRHQRIHTGERPFTCSKCGKGFAQSSNLQQHQRGHK; this is translated from the coding sequence ggtgttcgaaggggagtcttgaaggtccggaaactcaaaccaaacatcagatcagaatctgacagagtcctcaatttatcatatcctgaatatcattggattttgaacatggaaggaaaaagcatcattcacagtggggagaaaccagacacgtgttgtgtgtgtggacgaggattcagtcaatcatcgggcctcacaagccacaaatgcagtcacacggaGGAGGAACCGtggaaatgtgtggactgtgggaaaggattcacttccccatccaagctggaaattcatcgacgcagtcacactggggagagaccattcacctgctccaagtgtgggaagagattcactcagtcatccagcctgtccacacaccagcgaattcacactgggcagagaccattcatctgctccatgtgtgggaagggattcagtgatacatccaacctgctgagacaccagcgagttcacactggggagaggccgttcacctgctccaagtgtgggaagggattcactcagtcgtccactctgtccacacaccagcaagttcacagtggggagaggctattcacctgctccaagtgtgggaagggattcaatcggtcatcccacctgctaagacacgagcgtgttcacactggggagagaccattcacttgctccaagtgtgggaagggattcactcggtcatcccacctgctgagtcaccagcgagttcacactggggagaggccgttcacctgttcagagtgtgggaagggattcactctgtcatccaacctgcagaagcaccagcgagttcacactggggagagaccattcacctgctccaagtgcgggaagggattcagtgattcatcctccctgctgagtcaccagcgagttcacactggggagaggccgttcacctgctccaagtgtgggaagggattcactcactcatccattctgtccgcacaccagcaagttcacactgatgagagaccgtttcaatgtccagactgcgggaattgCTATAAACGTTCTAGGAatctgatgtaccatcaacgtgttcacactgacgagagaccgttcaggtgctctcactgcgggactgggttcagacgatcatctcagctcaccgtacatcagcgaattcatacagtggagaggccatttgcctgcatcaagtgtgggaagggattcactcactcatccgacctgcagaggcaccagcgagttcacactgatgagagaccgttcacctgctcagagtgtgggaagggattcactcagtcatccaacctgcagaagcaccagcgaattcacactggggagaggccatttgcctgcgctcagtgtgggaagagattcactcgatcATATGACCTGCGGaggcaccagcggattcacactggggagagaccattcacctgctccaagtgtgggaagggattcgctcagtcatccaacctgcagcagcatcaacgaggccacaagtaa